In Rhizobium sp. 9140, the genomic stretch TCGCCAACCGTCTGGTGCTGATGAACAAGGGCAATGTCGAGCAGATCGACACGCCGATGGCAGTCTACGACCGGCCGAAAACCCTGTTCGTCAACACCTTCATCGGCCAGGCCAACGTGCTGCACGGCACGGTCACGGAGTTGCAGACCGCCAGTACGAACATCGCGCTCGACAACGGTTTTCCGCTCAACCTGCCGCGCCGTCTGAACTTCACAGTCGGTTCCAAGGTCACGGTCACCGTCCGTCCGGAAGAGGTCCGTCTGTCGTCGCAGCCGGGTGAAAATACTCTGCCAGCGGCCGTCACCGTTTCCGTGCCGCTGGGGCCGACACTGGTCCACGACATGGTGCTCGCTGACGGCTCCGGCCTTCGCGCTTCCGAAGTTCGCGGTCCTTCCACCCTCATCCCAGAGCCGGGGATGACGATCTTTGCCGAGATCGACACCGCAAGGTGTCACGTCTTTCCGGCGGTGCCGGAATCCATGCCGTCGACAGAACGATAATCAACAGAGGTGAACATCATGCATGACTTCAAACTCAGCCGCCGCCATTTTGGCATGCTTGCCGCGGGCGTTGCCGCATCCGCCGCCCTGCCGTTCTCCGCCCGCGCCGCGGGCGGCACGGCCATCGCGGCGACCTTTCCCGGTAATTGGGAAGACGCATATCGCAAAGCGCTAACGCCCATCCTCGAGGCGGAAGGCTTTGGCCTGACGATCGCCCCGGCCATGGCCCAGGACCAGCTCGCCAAGGTCATGGCAAGTCCCGGCAACCCACCTTTCGACACGCTCCTGATGTCGCCGGGCCAGATGGCCATCGCCATCGAAAAGGACCTGATCCAGAAGATCGACCCCGGCCGGTTGAAGAACTGGGGTATGCTCGATCCCGCTTTCCAGGGTGAGTATGGCCCGACGGTCACCATCGAGGTCAACGGCATCGCCTACAATCCCGACATTGTGCCGAAGCCCAAGGGTTACCGTGACCTGTTCGAGAACCGGGCCTACCAGGGCAAGGTGTCGTGGACCGGCTTTGCCTCCAACACCGCCGTCATGGCCTATACCGAGATGGCAAAAATCTTCGGCTCGGGGCCAAACGACATGGATGCCGTCTTCAAGCTCTTCAAGGAGCATCCCGAGCAGCTTCAGGGCGTGGTCGACAGCACCAACCACCAGATGACGCTCTTCCAGCAGGGGGAAATCGCCGTGTTCATGTGCTCGACCGGCAATGTCGCGCGGCTGAAGTCGCTGGGCATGAATGCGGAATTCGTACAGCCCGAAACGGGTTCTCCCGCCGCCCCCGTCAACATCCACCTGACAAAGGGCGCCAAGAACCTCGACGCGGCTTATGCCTATATGGATGCCGCGATTTCCAAGGCCGCGCAGGACATGCTGAAGATGCCGCCGACGGAGATGTTCCCGACCAACAAGGAGGTCGCGCTGACGCCGGGCATCGAAGCCTACGTCACCCGCGATCAGCTCTCCAAGATGGTCTACCCGGATTGGGCGGCCATCAACAAGAACCGCGCGGAATGGATCCGCGCGTTCGACGCTCTGGCTGCCGGCTGAGGAGCAAAGACCATGAAGGCGAGCGGTTTTCCTTATGTCGTGCCGATGCTCATGCTATCGGTGGCGTTCTTCGCAACGCCGCTCGCCGTCCTCGTGGGCTTCAGCTTTTCCGGGCCGGGAGGAGCGACCGTCGAACATTACGGGCGCTTCTTCGGCGACGCATTCAATTTCCGGGTCCTCGTCTCCACGGCGCGGCTCGGGCTGGAAACAGTGGTGGGAACGACTTTGCTCGGCGTGCCCATCGCGCTCCTCTACTGGCACAGCGGCCGCACCGCCCGCCAGATCATCATCTTCCTGACACTCATTCCCATGCTCACGAGCAACGTCGTGCGCACCTTCGCATGGATCGTCATTCTGGGACGGCAGGGGCCGATCAGCGAGGCTTTGATGGCGCTGGGCCTGACCGGCAGCCCGATCAGCCTGATGTTTACCGAGTTCGGGCTGCTGTTGGCCATGTGCCAGATCGACCTGCCACTGATCATCCTGCCGCTGGTCGCCATCCTCTCGCGCACACCCGTGCAGTTCACCGAGGCAGCGCAGGTCTCGGGCGCGGGTCCGTGGCGCATTCTCGTCACCGTGCTTCTGCCCTTGATGCTACCGGGTCTGCTTGCCGGGTGGATACTGGTCTTTGCAAGCACCAGCAGCTCCTTCGTGACGCAGGCGGTTATCGGCGGGGCGCGCAATGTCTATGTGCCGCAGCTCATCTACCGCGAGGTCGGCACGCTGTTCGACTGGCCGCTTGCCTCCGCCATCGCGGTCGTCCTTCTCATTTCCACCGGCTGCCTCCTGGTCGCCATGACGATGATATCCCGCCACAGGAGGCTGGTCGGCCATGCGTGACATGAAGGAAAATCCGGTCCCGGCTCTGCTCTACAAGGTCTTCGTGTTCGGCTTCGGCAGCCTGTGCGTTGTCTATCTGGTGGCGCCTATCGTCATCGCGCTGACGATGTCGTTCACCTCGGGACAGACGCTCAAATATCCGCCGGAAGGCTTTTCGTTCCGCTGGTACGAGGCACTGCTCGATCCGGTCCGCTCGGCGATCGAACACGCCGCCGCCTGGAACTCGTTGAAGATCGCCGGCCTTGCTGTCCTTGGTGCACTCCTCTTTGCCGTGCCTGCCACCATCGGCATGACGCGGATGCGGCGCAGCACCGTCGGCACCATCGAGCCTCTGCTGCTGGCGCCCCTCGTTCTACCGAGCCTTGTCTATGGTCTGGCCGCCCTCATCGTCGCGAACTTCGTCGGCCTCCAGCCCTCGCTCTGGCTGACGGTGACCGGGCATGTCGTGGTGTTCGGGCCGCTGATGTACCGCGCGGCCTCCGTTGTGGCGCAGGGGCTCAACCCATCGCTTGCAGAGGCATCGACAGTGATGGGCGCGACGTGGTTCACGACGCTGCGCCGGGTGACGATCCCGCTCCTGATGCCGGGCATTCTCGCGGGCGCCTTCCTCGTCTTCATCCAGTCGCTCGATAACGTCTCGGTCTCGCTCTTCCTTGCCGACGCTCAGACGACCGTGCTGCCGTTGCGTATGTTCGCGCTCATCGAGGAATCCCTCGACGTCCGCGTGGCCGCCATCTCCGGCATCCTCATCGGCCTCACCCTCGTGGTGATGCTCGTTGCACGGCGCGTCCTCGCGCCACAGAGGCAGCCCTGACCCATCCCTCTCAAACTCTGCCAAACGCTCAAGGACATCGCTCATGAACATACGTCCGACCCAGACAGGCGCCCACCGCATCGGATCGCTGCTTGCGGATTTCGCGCCCGATTTTGATTTCTCAGCACCTCTGCCGCTGCCCGTCGAAGAGTTCGAGGAGCGCCTGCGCCGCATCCGCCGGCAGGCCGTGGAAGCCGGGCACGACGCCCTTATCGTCCACACTGGCGGCGTCGGTTGGTT encodes the following:
- a CDS encoding ABC transporter substrate-binding protein encodes the protein MHDFKLSRRHFGMLAAGVAASAALPFSARAAGGTAIAATFPGNWEDAYRKALTPILEAEGFGLTIAPAMAQDQLAKVMASPGNPPFDTLLMSPGQMAIAIEKDLIQKIDPGRLKNWGMLDPAFQGEYGPTVTIEVNGIAYNPDIVPKPKGYRDLFENRAYQGKVSWTGFASNTAVMAYTEMAKIFGSGPNDMDAVFKLFKEHPEQLQGVVDSTNHQMTLFQQGEIAVFMCSTGNVARLKSLGMNAEFVQPETGSPAAPVNIHLTKGAKNLDAAYAYMDAAISKAAQDMLKMPPTEMFPTNKEVALTPGIEAYVTRDQLSKMVYPDWAAINKNRAEWIRAFDALAAG
- a CDS encoding ABC transporter permease, yielding MKASGFPYVVPMLMLSVAFFATPLAVLVGFSFSGPGGATVEHYGRFFGDAFNFRVLVSTARLGLETVVGTTLLGVPIALLYWHSGRTARQIIIFLTLIPMLTSNVVRTFAWIVILGRQGPISEALMALGLTGSPISLMFTEFGLLLAMCQIDLPLIILPLVAILSRTPVQFTEAAQVSGAGPWRILVTVLLPLMLPGLLAGWILVFASTSSSFVTQAVIGGARNVYVPQLIYREVGTLFDWPLASAIAVVLLISTGCLLVAMTMISRHRRLVGHA
- a CDS encoding ABC transporter permease codes for the protein MRDMKENPVPALLYKVFVFGFGSLCVVYLVAPIVIALTMSFTSGQTLKYPPEGFSFRWYEALLDPVRSAIEHAAAWNSLKIAGLAVLGALLFAVPATIGMTRMRRSTVGTIEPLLLAPLVLPSLVYGLAALIVANFVGLQPSLWLTVTGHVVVFGPLMYRAASVVAQGLNPSLAEASTVMGATWFTTLRRVTIPLLMPGILAGAFLVFIQSLDNVSVSLFLADAQTTVLPLRMFALIEESLDVRVAAISGILIGLTLVVMLVARRVLAPQRQP